Proteins from a single region of Sphaerochaeta globosa str. Buddy:
- a CDS encoding TIGR03936 family radical SAM-associated protein — protein sequence MQILDTIADDLLLIQNPARYTGGEFHYGDKDLSKVNFHAAICFPDLYEIGMSNNAVRILYDLLNTMEDVYCDRVFSVASDFEQLLRGKQIPLYTLDLHMPLSQLDMLGISIGYELCATNILQVLELGGIPLHACDRTDEHPIVICGGPAVTNPLPFSPFMDFVYIGEAEGGLEDLTQLLIDAKKQHKTRAEKIALLKELSYLWYPGKKLASRFIDTTFASSGSHTYGHYVVPNFKVAQDNGVVEIMRGCPNSCRFCHAGQYYKPYRQKLYSTMVEQVEQHVSDFGYREVTLSSLSSGDHPYIKELIETLNKEYSNRHVSFSLPSLKVNTFSLGILEQLSEVRKSGLTFAIETPKAAWQRAMNKEVPLEQVIEIAREAKSRGWKLAKFYFMVGLPFVDREVENQAIVDYVGAIYDATRLSMNINIGTFIPKPHTPFQWCSQITPQQSYEQLSSLKKAINERIRGCKVSYHEPNISYLEGLISRGDERYADVIEKAYQKGCRLDAWDEHMRADLWMQAIAEADYDPNSCIFEPYGLEEDLPWDSVSMRVSKKFFKDEYEMAKSLLLTERCLESCDHLCGVCSKVAEVVDTTHKDPILEQVRDKSLVIEPKIEVQAKTVQAVITYRRFGQSLYISHIHAMRNFEMAFQRSKVGVQFTQGFNPKPKLEFVNPLSVGIAGEQEVMLAELIDGPDLTEQAVKEKLQAALNAGYELDQVLFLRLEKKHSLAKYLKGSLYTIDTREDEQSRLLLESFCMQDMKDIVVHKEGDTLFSVRLEGEKNLVKLLFGNETDKFELASRLRITRKALYAGSWGVSYPEFFTAMMQKQGSDQ from the coding sequence ATGCAGATTTTAGATACGATTGCCGATGACCTGTTGTTGATTCAGAATCCTGCCCGCTATACGGGTGGGGAATTCCATTATGGAGACAAAGATCTGTCAAAAGTGAATTTTCACGCAGCAATTTGCTTTCCTGATTTATATGAGATAGGAATGAGCAACAATGCAGTGAGAATCCTTTACGACTTGCTCAACACTATGGAAGACGTCTACTGCGACCGAGTATTCTCTGTTGCTTCTGATTTTGAACAATTGCTGAGGGGTAAACAGATTCCCCTTTATACCTTGGATTTGCATATGCCGCTTTCACAGCTCGATATGCTTGGAATCTCCATCGGCTATGAGCTATGTGCAACAAACATCCTGCAAGTCCTCGAACTTGGAGGAATCCCACTACACGCTTGCGACCGTACCGATGAACATCCGATTGTCATCTGTGGAGGTCCTGCCGTAACCAATCCTCTTCCGTTTTCCCCCTTCATGGACTTTGTCTACATCGGGGAAGCTGAAGGTGGGCTGGAGGATTTGACACAACTGCTGATTGATGCGAAAAAGCAACACAAGACAAGAGCCGAGAAGATAGCGTTGCTTAAGGAGCTTTCCTATCTCTGGTACCCGGGTAAAAAGCTAGCATCACGATTCATTGACACTACCTTCGCTTCTTCTGGTTCCCATACCTATGGTCATTATGTGGTACCCAACTTCAAGGTAGCCCAGGATAATGGTGTGGTGGAGATTATGCGCGGCTGTCCCAATAGTTGCCGTTTTTGCCATGCAGGGCAGTATTACAAGCCCTATCGGCAGAAATTGTACAGCACCATGGTTGAGCAGGTTGAGCAGCACGTCAGCGATTTCGGCTATCGTGAGGTAACCCTCTCTTCGCTTTCAAGCGGCGATCATCCCTATATCAAGGAGTTGATTGAGACGCTGAACAAGGAATACTCCAATCGTCATGTTTCCTTCTCTCTTCCCAGTCTGAAAGTCAACACGTTCTCGCTGGGGATACTTGAACAGCTTTCCGAAGTTCGCAAGAGTGGTTTGACGTTTGCCATTGAGACTCCCAAGGCAGCTTGGCAACGTGCAATGAACAAGGAAGTGCCACTGGAGCAGGTGATCGAAATCGCCCGTGAGGCTAAAAGTCGTGGTTGGAAACTGGCAAAATTCTACTTCATGGTTGGTCTTCCTTTTGTCGACCGGGAAGTTGAGAACCAGGCAATCGTCGATTATGTGGGGGCGATTTACGATGCTACCCGCCTTTCAATGAATATAAATATCGGAACCTTCATTCCAAAGCCCCATACACCATTTCAATGGTGCAGCCAGATAACTCCCCAGCAGTCGTATGAACAGCTTTCTTCGCTGAAGAAGGCGATCAACGAACGCATCAGGGGCTGCAAGGTGAGTTACCATGAGCCGAACATCAGCTATCTGGAAGGTTTGATCAGCCGCGGTGATGAGCGCTATGCAGATGTAATCGAGAAAGCATACCAGAAGGGATGCCGCCTCGATGCCTGGGATGAACATATGCGGGCCGATCTCTGGATGCAAGCTATAGCTGAGGCTGATTACGATCCGAATTCCTGTATATTCGAACCATATGGTTTGGAGGAGGACCTTCCTTGGGACTCGGTGAGCATGCGGGTAAGCAAGAAATTCTTCAAGGATGAGTATGAGATGGCCAAGAGCCTTCTTTTGACCGAGAGATGCCTAGAATCGTGCGATCATCTTTGCGGAGTCTGCTCAAAAGTTGCTGAAGTTGTTGACACCACCCACAAGGATCCGATTCTTGAACAGGTGAGAGACAAATCCTTGGTTATCGAACCAAAGATTGAGGTACAAGCAAAAACCGTACAAGCGGTAATTACCTACCGTCGCTTTGGGCAATCACTGTATATCAGTCACATTCATGCCATGCGCAATTTTGAAATGGCTTTTCAGCGATCTAAAGTAGGGGTGCAGTTCACCCAAGGCTTCAATCCCAAGCCCAAGCTTGAGTTTGTCAATCCTCTCTCTGTCGGCATAGCCGGTGAACAGGAGGTGATGCTTGCCGAGCTTATCGATGGCCCTGATCTTACCGAGCAGGCAGTGAAAGAAAAGTTACAGGCAGCCTTGAACGCAGGGTATGAGCTTGACCAGGTCCTGTTCCTACGACTCGAAAAGAAACATTCCTTGGCAAAGTATCTGAAGGGAAGCCTCTATACGATTGATACCAGAGAGGATGAGCAAAGCCGCTTGTTGCTGGAATCGTTTTGTATGCAGGACATGAAGGATATCGTAGTGCATAAGGAAGGCGATACGCTGTTCTCTGTGCGGCTGGAAGGTGAGAAGAATCTGGTAAAGTTGCTTTTCGGCAATGAAACTGACAAGTTCGAACTGGCGAGTCGGCTACGCATTACCCGAAAAGCGCTCTATGCAGGTTCCTGGGGTGTTTCCTATCCTGAGTTCTTCACTGCAATGATGCAAAAGCAAGGATCAGACCAATAA